The nucleotide window GTACAAGACCACCGTGATAAAGAACCTCCATCCGCTGCCCATAATCCGCTGTAATCCGGGCCAGCTCAACCAGGTGTTCATGAACCTGCTGGTCAACGCGGCCCAGGCCATCCCGGAGCGGGGAGAGATCCGGATCGACACCGAGGCTACGGACAGCGAGATAGTCATCCGCATCTCCGACACCGGCACCGGCATTCCGGAGGAGAACATTTCCAAGCTTTTCGACCCGTTCTTCACGACCAAGGAAGTGGGCAAGGGGACCGGGCTGGGGCTTTCCATCTCCTACGGCATCATCCAGAAACACAACGGCACGATCGAGGTGGACAGCCGTCTGGGCGAGGGCACCACTTTCACCATCCGCCTGCCCATCGTGAACGGGGACAGTTCCTGAGCCCGGCGGTGGAACGAACGATACGGTAAAAGATCAAGTTGCGGATACGGGGTGCATCATAATCGGGTTGTCTGGAGGCTGAATGCAGATCGCAATCGATAGGGAGGGCACTTTCGCCGCTCTGGAGCAATCCGCCGAGACGCTGTTGCGGGACAGCTCGGTGAAAGGGCTGCTGATTCTGGCCTGTGACAGCAACGGTTTCGAGGCGTGTGAGCTTGATCCCTGGCTGGACAGGCTGCCGGTGCCGGTGATCGGCGGGATTTTCCCCAACGTGATCCGGGGCGTGGAACTGCTCTCCAGGGGCACGCTTGTCGTGGGGCTGGAGGTCGAGGTCGAGGTTTTCACGGTCGGCAGGCTGAGCGACCCAGGGGCCGATTTTGACCAGCTTCTGGATGAGCATTTCCACGATGACGAGGGAAGCGGGACCCTGCTGGCGCTGGTGGACGGGTTTTCGCACCGGATCGGCTCGTTTGTCGACAGCCTGTACAACGTGGTGGGCCTGCAATACAAATACATCGGCGGCGGGGCCGGATCGCTGGTTCTGCCGCGCCGCCCCTGCCTCATGACCAACGGCGGACTGGTCCAGGACAGCGCCGTGATGGCGAGGCTCGATACACAGTGCGGGGTAGGGGTGAAACATGGCTGGAGCCGGATCAGCGGCTCGTACGAGGTGACCGGAGTCGAAAAAAACACGATCAAGACCCTGGACTGGCGCCCGGCTTTCGAAATCTACCGCGACGCGGTGGAGGCCCACAGCGGCAAACGCTTCGAGGACAACGAATTCATCGAGATGGCACTCAGCCATCCGTTCGGTGTGGACCGGATGGGGACCGAGGTGACCCTGAGCTCGCCGGTGCTGAAACATGACAACGGCGCCCTGACCTGTGTCGGCGAGATCCCGCTGCACAGTTTCGTCGACATCCTCAGCGGGGATGCCGATTCCCTGGTCCGGGCCGCCGGACAGGCCCTGAAAGAGGCGGAAAGCCAGCTCGACAGCCGGACGCAGAACCCGGTCCCCCTGTTGATGGACGGCATTTCGCGGTCGATGTTCCTGCGGGAGAATTTCTCCCGTGAGCTGGAAGCGGTCAATACAGGGCATGACCAGTTGATCGGCGCCCTGGTTATCGGAGAAATCGGGAACAACGGCCAGGGCTATTCTGATTTTCACAACAACACCACTGTTGTCGGATTGCTGGAGGCGCTGTGAACCCCTCTTGCGATAACTCACATATCCTGTACCAGATCGCCATGTCGATCGGCAACAGCCTGGACACCGCGAAAATGCTGCGCGACAGCCTGTCGACATTCCTGAAAAAGCTGAACTGCTCGGCGGGCGGGATACACTCCCTCCAGCCTGGGGGGGACGGCCGGATCTGTTTCAAGACCGAAATCGCGATCCCACGCAGCGCCCCCAGGCTGGAGCTTTACCAGGAAGCGCTGAGGCATGTCCCCCAGTGCTCAGATGCCATCGACTGGAAGGGTATAAGCCGGTCTTTTCCAGTGCAGGGCCAGGCTCTTTCCGGGAAGGGACATTACTGCGTCCTGGACCTGCCCCGGGTGGGGTTCATGGTCCTTCTCTGCAATTCACATCAGGCGAGTTGCCCCCTGGTGCACTCGCTGCAGCCGCTTCTGGAGAAACTGGCTTTCGCCCTGATCGCCTGCCGTCAGAATGAGGAACTGGCAAGCGCTCAGACCGCCCTGGAAAAAAGGGTGGATGAGCGCACCCTGGAAATTATCGAGGCCTACGAAAAGCTGAAGCAGGCCCAGTCGCAGCTCCTGCAGAGCGAGAAATTGGCCGGGATCGGGCAACTGGCCGCCGGAGTGGCGCACGAGATCAACAACCCGGTCGGGTTCATCAAGAGCAACCTCGGCACCCTGGGCGAGTACTCCTCCACCCTGAAAAACCTTCTCC belongs to bacterium and includes:
- a CDS encoding FIST C-terminal domain-containing protein, whose translation is MQIAIDREGTFAALEQSAETLLRDSSVKGLLILACDSNGFEACELDPWLDRLPVPVIGGIFPNVIRGVELLSRGTLVVGLEVEVEVFTVGRLSDPGADFDQLLDEHFHDDEGSGTLLALVDGFSHRIGSFVDSLYNVVGLQYKYIGGGAGSLVLPRRPCLMTNGGLVQDSAVMARLDTQCGVGVKHGWSRISGSYEVTGVEKNTIKTLDWRPAFEIYRDAVEAHSGKRFEDNEFIEMALSHPFGVDRMGTEVTLSSPVLKHDNGALTCVGEIPLHSFVDILSGDADSLVRAAGQALKEAESQLDSRTQNPVPLLMDGISRSMFLRENFSRELEAVNTGHDQLIGALVIGEIGNNGQGYSDFHNNTTVVGLLEAL